GTTAATGCGAGCATTTTTATATAAAAAACCAAGAAATTTGGGGCCATTAATTTTATGAGCCGAAGTGGATAATAAATCAATCTGCATTTTCTGTACATCTAGATCAATATTACCTAATCCTTGCACCGCATCAACGTGAAAATAGGCATTACTATCAGCGACAATTTCGCCAATCTCTTGTAACGGGTTGATACTGCCAACTTCGTTATTAACGGCCATAATTGATACCAGAATCGTTTCTGGAGTTAAGGCAGCTTTTAAATCAGCAAGCGAAATATGCCCAGTTGCATCAACATCCAGATAAACTACATCAAAACCGTTTTTTTCTAATTGACGCAGCGGTTCTAACACAGACGGATGTTCAACTTTCGTAGTAATGATTCTGTGGCCAACTTCCCTTTGCATACGGGCGATTCCAAAAATTGCCGTATTATTGCTTTCTGACCCTCCCGAAGTAAAAATAATCTCGTTAGCTTGGGCATTGATTGCCTGACTAATTTGGCTGCGAGCTTGCTCAATGACTTTACGAGCAACGCGGCCTAATTCATAAGTACTAGATGCATTGCCAAAATTTTGCTTCATTTGCTCAGTAATTGTGTCAATTACTATGGGCGACATTGGTGTAGTTGCCGCATTATCCAAATAAACTTGCGTCATTTTTCATCATCTTCTTTAAATATTTACAAATTAATTTTGCTGCCTTGGCACCCACTTCTTGGGCAAAATGATCAAAGTCACCGTCAGCTTCTTGATCACCATTATCAGAAATCGCCCGCAAAGCAATTAACGGCGTTCTAAAATGGTCAACAACTTGTGCAAAAGCAGCCCCTTCCATCTCTACTCCTAAAGCATCAGGAAAATTGGTTTTAATTATCGCCTTTTGTTCATCCGAACCAATAAAGGAATCACCGGTCACAATTAAGCCAGTTTGTACTTTGATATTTTCTGCTTGCAAAAAGTCGGCAAAAGCTGTTTTTGCAGGAGACTCCAATCTAAATTCAGCAGGCTCACCCGGAATTTGTCCCTCAACATAATTTCCCGCAAGCGTATTATGTGCATCGTGATAGCTGAATGAGTCAGCCAGAATTAAATCTGACCGATGAACAAAAGTCTGCAATGAACCAGCAGTTCCAGTCATCAATACCAAATCAATTTTTATTTGGCTCAATAAACTAGTTAGGTTCATTGCAGCCTGGACTTTACCAATTCCACTCAGACCAATATAAATATCGTTTTTAGTACCAGAAAAGTGCTCGAACACACAAGATCCGAACACTTCCTTAGTACCTGAGTGAAAATATTTCTGATAATATGTTGCTTCAATTTCCATTGGAACAATAATCGCTATTTTCATCTTTATCCTCAAATTATTTTATAAATGAAACAATGCTAATAGTACCAAAACAATTAAAACCAAGACAATCAAAATAGCTTGATTCAATCTTCGCTTGAGTCGCAAACCTTTATCAGCTACGCCTTCTTTTTTGGAGGTAGTTGCTGGCGGCGTTTGCTTTTCTTGGCTAGTTCGCTTTTGCTGAGTGGTCTGGTCTGTTACTGGATCACGTTTAAAATCGGCATTTACATCAAGCTCTGCTTCATCATTAAAAGCTGACTTAATTTTATGCAAAACTTTTTTACTTTTTTGCTGCTTAACTTTTTTACGGTAATCTGAACGTTTCTCAGTCATTTTTTCCCTTTACATCTGTACCGGT
This DNA window, taken from Lactobacillus sp. ESL0684, encodes the following:
- a CDS encoding cysteine desulfurase family protein is translated as MTQVYLDNAATTPMSPIVIDTITEQMKQNFGNASSTYELGRVARKVIEQARSQISQAINAQANEIIFTSGGSESNNTAIFGIARMQREVGHRIITTKVEHPSVLEPLRQLEKNGFDVVYLDVDATGHISLADLKAALTPETILVSIMAVNNEVGSINPLQEIGEIVADSNAYFHVDAVQGLGNIDLDVQKMQIDLLSTSAHKINGPKFLGFLYKNARINLPSLIYGGEQETKRRAGTENVPGIAGFGEAVNELSKINKQELQAKYSEFQEIILHELDEARISYQVNGGRGKNVSHHVLNLRINGVSTTILQANLDLAGYAVSGGSACTAGSLEPSHVLVACFGQKSARIDESIRISFGRYNTVAEIRAFALELVKIAQKTQWKNK
- a CDS encoding 5'-methylthioadenosine/adenosylhomocysteine nucleosidase is translated as MKIAIIVPMEIEATYYQKYFHSGTKEVFGSCVFEHFSGTKNDIYIGLSGIGKVQAAMNLTSLLSQIKIDLVLMTGTAGSLQTFVHRSDLILADSFSYHDAHNTLAGNYVEGQIPGEPAEFRLESPAKTAFADFLQAENIKVQTGLIVTGDSFIGSDEQKAIIKTNFPDALGVEMEGAAFAQVVDHFRTPLIALRAISDNGDQEADGDFDHFAQEVGAKAAKLICKYLKKMMKNDASLFG